One Methanolobus sp. WCC4 DNA segment encodes these proteins:
- a CDS encoding hydrogenase small subunit, translating into MEKTEKQDFLSMDRRTFLKVVGAIGASTFLGIHRSQITKALELSKTKVIWLHGAECTGCSASLLDGGNPDLSQAIEKLSVDLAFHETLLAQQGIFVDGRPASTSELNSEILLDEAIEEGNYILVVEGSIANGPEGSGKYCMYGERTFKDIFEKAASNASAILAVGMCAAYGGINSSDSDLKELTDFRGVAYLNENPYGGMLSELGIDKPVINIAGCPTHPDWVLLTLAAVILGKIDINNLDPVLDTYKRPLVFFPADNSMHDNCPRRGYYDRGILDDDFSGKGCLLKVGCKGPYTRSDCGLRKWNNGVSMCTQAGSSCIACCEPGFPDAASPFYEMIEDKPLAYGMNVGTMSAIGVGAATVGVAAHAARRIIFDKYAEEHKEKLEE; encoded by the coding sequence ATGGAAAAAACAGAAAAACAGGATTTCTTAAGTATGGATAGAAGAACTTTCCTGAAGGTGGTAGGTGCCATAGGAGCGTCCACATTTTTAGGAATACACCGTTCACAGATAACAAAAGCACTTGAGCTCTCAAAGACAAAGGTCATCTGGCTGCACGGAGCAGAATGCACAGGTTGTTCCGCATCCCTTCTGGATGGTGGCAACCCTGACCTTTCCCAGGCGATCGAAAAGCTCAGTGTTGACCTGGCCTTCCACGAGACACTGCTCGCACAGCAGGGTATCTTCGTCGATGGCAGACCTGCATCAACCTCAGAACTCAACTCAGAGATACTCCTGGATGAAGCTATCGAAGAGGGTAACTATATACTTGTGGTCGAAGGATCCATTGCAAATGGTCCGGAAGGATCCGGTAAATACTGCATGTATGGAGAGCGCACCTTCAAGGACATATTCGAGAAGGCTGCAAGCAATGCATCTGCTATCCTGGCAGTGGGAATGTGCGCTGCATACGGTGGTATAAATTCATCAGACAGCGACCTGAAAGAACTTACTGATTTCAGAGGCGTTGCCTACCTTAATGAGAATCCTTATGGAGGCATGCTCTCAGAGCTCGGTATCGATAAACCTGTAATAAACATTGCCGGATGTCCGACACACCCTGACTGGGTACTCCTCACACTCGCAGCTGTGATCCTTGGTAAGATAGACATCAACAACCTTGATCCTGTACTGGATACATATAAACGTCCTCTCGTTTTCTTCCCGGCAGATAATTCCATGCATGACAATTGCCCGCGCAGGGGATACTATGACAGAGGCATACTGGACGATGACTTCTCAGGCAAGGGATGCCTGCTGAAGGTCGGATGTAAAGGACCTTACACACGCTCGGACTGTGGCCTGAGAAAGTGGAACAATGGAGTAAGTATGTGCACACAGGCAGGTTCCTCCTGTATAGCATGCTGTGAACCAGGATTCCCGGATGCTGCTTCACCATTCTATGAGATGATAGAGGACAAGCCACTTGCATATGGAATGAATGTCGGTACCATGTCAGCCATAGGAGTAGGTGCTGCAACGGTCGGTGTGGCTGCCCATGCTGCACGCAGGATCATTTTCGACAAATACGCTGAAGAACACAAGGAAAAACTGGAGGAATAA
- a CDS encoding hydrogenase maturation protease, which translates to MMTHSHNHKRSDHTIRILGCGNPLIGDDGVGIHIINRLMEMRDELPEDVELIDAGVSGLDILNLLEDASKVIIVDATKGAGEVGSVHRFKPEDIKQASSSNLYSLHDTSLADVLCIAEHVQDLPEDITIFAIEIEEAEELSLSLSEKVENSVDRTIQLILDELEIMRK; encoded by the coding sequence ATGATGACACACAGCCACAACCACAAGCGGAGTGATCATACGATAAGAATACTGGGATGCGGGAACCCACTTATAGGTGATGATGGTGTAGGTATCCACATCATCAACCGCCTTATGGAAATGCGCGACGAACTACCGGAAGACGTAGAGCTGATAGATGCCGGTGTCAGCGGACTTGATATCCTCAATCTGCTTGAAGATGCCAGCAAGGTCATAATCGTCGATGCAACCAAAGGTGCCGGAGAGGTCGGATCGGTGCACCGTTTCAAACCGGAGGACATAAAACAGGCTTCGTCTTCAAATTTGTACTCTTTGCATGATACCAGTCTTGCAGATGTGCTATGTATAGCTGAACATGTACAGGATCTGCCTGAAGATATCACGATCTTTGCCATAGAGATAGAAGAAGCAGAGGAACTATCCCTGTCTCTTTCCGAAAAAGTGGAGAATTCAGTTGACAGAACCATACAACTGATCCTCGATGAACTGGAAATTATGAGAAAGTAA
- a CDS encoding HypC/HybG/HupF family hydrogenase formation chaperone: protein MCIAIPGKVTELLDEYTAMVDFGGVERQIKLDLLGECDETLLGQYVLVHVGYAISLLSEEEGKETLELIGELLEGEQDVC from the coding sequence ATGTGTATTGCAATCCCCGGCAAAGTGACCGAATTGCTGGATGAATATACTGCCATGGTCGATTTTGGAGGCGTTGAAAGGCAGATCAAGCTCGACCTTCTTGGAGAATGTGATGAGACGCTTCTTGGGCAGTATGTCCTGGTGCATGTTGGTTATGCCATTTCTTTGCTTAGTGAAGAAGAAGGAAAAGAAACCCTCGAGCTCATAGGTGAGCTTCTGGAAGGAGAACAGGATGTCTGTTGA
- a CDS encoding hydrogenase/urease maturation nickel metallochaperone HypA, translating to MHEYSLACEIMDNVISISETNGAKGVNSITVGVGKLTHVNPDQLTFCLESLVSENIARGAEIILNEIYPEMECQCGFSDSGKRFCTTDDEVIDDIRVFLDVPCPECGEMMQASGGRELIIESIDIEQ from the coding sequence ATGCATGAGTATTCGCTGGCATGTGAGATCATGGATAATGTGATCTCCATTTCAGAGACCAACGGAGCAAAGGGTGTGAACTCGATAACCGTGGGCGTGGGAAAACTAACCCATGTGAACCCGGACCAGTTGACGTTCTGCCTTGAATCGCTTGTAAGCGAGAATATCGCCCGTGGTGCCGAGATCATACTTAACGAGATCTATCCTGAAATGGAATGCCAGTGTGGTTTTTCAGACAGCGGGAAAAGGTTCTGTACTACAGATGACGAGGTTATAGATGATATCAGGGTCTTCCTGGATGTCCCATGCCCCGAATGCGGGGAGATGATGCAGGCTTCAGGTGGTCGTGAACTTATCATCGAAAGTATCGATATTGAACAATAG
- a CDS encoding nickel-dependent hydrogenase large subunit, whose protein sequence is MTRVVVDPLTRIEGHLRIATEVNENGVITDAQSSGMLFRGMERMLVNRDPRDAARFTQRICGICPTAQSLAAVNALDDLYEVADQIPKDALVTRNLIQSLNTMASHATHIYVLWGPDLVNPAYKNILDTVEGTGSALWKELLSRFAPISYKLNGESVAPGTAYIDGIKQKKNLEEALALMGGKMPHQMSTVAGGVTYRPSLADIGKLTAYYHKLMDFVDGSTLGVDHETWLENTYRASSPQKAVNFLLEHLQSVVDRSLSSNNFSQNAGWGDLELISAFGSELIGEKTLGLPASFKLDRTGAYPEDSNVGFLTYGVFYDVENGDGYDPVGFGQTSFQPASFINSSFEKKGFDHKYITEETTHGFYTSDDALHPFDGVTDPVTSASEIDFEGGSDSRYSWIKAPRYNGIPCEVGPVSRMLAMNEPLTTGLMNLFSENGYSAVNSFTRMIAKAQELLILSEQFLKWVTVDLDPNGKYYVDPELKNAKDSRGIGLWEAPRGALGHWVKAGSDLKITNYQMVVPTTWNCSPRDANGVPGPLEQALMGTKISAAENLLGVDNANPTGILHTARSFDPCIACAVHTIDLTEKDRTPRTFTIV, encoded by the coding sequence ATGACCCGTGTTGTTGTAGATCCTTTAACACGTATCGAAGGCCACCTTCGTATAGCTACAGAGGTTAATGAGAATGGAGTGATCACAGATGCGCAGAGCTCCGGAATGCTTTTCAGGGGAATGGAGCGTATGCTCGTCAACCGTGATCCAAGAGACGCTGCACGTTTCACACAGAGGATATGCGGTATCTGCCCCACAGCACAATCACTGGCAGCTGTCAATGCCCTTGATGACCTTTATGAGGTAGCGGACCAGATACCAAAAGATGCACTTGTGACAAGGAACCTCATCCAGTCACTCAACACAATGGCAAGCCATGCAACACATATCTATGTGCTCTGGGGCCCGGACCTTGTGAACCCTGCATATAAGAACATACTTGATACCGTCGAGGGCACAGGCAGTGCTCTATGGAAAGAGCTTCTCTCCCGTTTCGCACCGATCAGCTATAAGCTGAATGGAGAGTCCGTAGCTCCGGGAACAGCTTACATAGACGGCATCAAACAGAAGAAGAATCTTGAAGAGGCATTGGCCCTCATGGGCGGAAAGATGCCACACCAGATGTCAACTGTTGCCGGTGGTGTCACATATCGCCCATCACTTGCTGACATAGGAAAGCTTACCGCTTACTATCATAAATTAATGGATTTCGTCGATGGTTCCACATTGGGTGTCGACCATGAAACATGGCTGGAGAACACCTATAGGGCATCATCCCCGCAGAAAGCTGTGAACTTCCTGCTTGAACACCTGCAGAGTGTGGTTGACAGATCCCTTTCATCCAACAATTTCTCACAGAATGCAGGATGGGGTGACCTTGAACTTATCAGCGCATTCGGTTCGGAACTGATCGGAGAGAAGACCCTTGGACTGCCTGCCAGTTTCAAGCTGGACAGGACCGGTGCCTACCCTGAGGATTCAAACGTAGGTTTCCTTACATATGGTGTATTCTATGATGTCGAGAACGGCGATGGTTACGACCCTGTAGGATTCGGCCAGACGTCGTTCCAGCCAGCTTCATTCATTAACAGTTCATTCGAGAAGAAGGGCTTCGACCATAAATACATCACAGAAGAGACAACCCATGGATTCTATACATCTGATGATGCTCTGCACCCATTCGACGGCGTGACCGACCCTGTGACATCTGCCAGTGAGATCGACTTTGAGGGTGGCAGCGACAGCAGGTACAGCTGGATAAAGGCACCACGCTACAATGGAATACCATGTGAGGTAGGTCCGGTCTCCCGTATGTTAGCAATGAACGAACCACTGACCACCGGTCTGATGAACCTGTTCTCAGAGAATGGATATTCCGCTGTCAACAGCTTCACAAGGATGATAGCAAAGGCACAGGAACTCCTGATCCTTTCTGAACAGTTCCTCAAATGGGTGACCGTGGACCTTGATCCAAACGGCAAGTACTACGTCGACCCTGAACTGAAGAATGCAAAGGACTCACGTGGTATCGGCCTATGGGAAGCTCCACGTGGTGCACTTGGACACTGGGTCAAGGCAGGTTCCGACCTGAAGATCACGAATTACCAGATGGTCGTTCCAACAACATGGAACTGCTCACCAAGAGATGCGAATGGAGTGCCTGGTCCTCTGGAACAGGCTTTGATGGGTACAAAGATATCTGCAGCTGAGAATCTCCTTGGTGTCGACAATGCCAACCCTACAGGTATATTGCATACTGCAAGGTCCTTTGACCCATGTATCGCATGTGCTGTCCATACCATCGACCTGACAGAGAAGGACAGAACCCCAAGAACCTTTACTATAGTATAA
- a CDS encoding cytochrome B: MPEKKSDPECPKLISRKAIKMHGERHIERYSLPERLAHFAHLVALFILLVTGFKIYAGWGFMTYHSALYIHMAFAIVFMVANWIVIPYNIITTECPYCAICEAGGIRGYSHRAMHIARRYLFGPDDAKRMKQILLNYLGKAPYPAYTVYDVKNRGYIEKLHPMTKFLLVFEGAAVALVFISGIPLYHQQWTLLGLPIGHLILLAGDMIGPYFNLGTLAFMRTVHLLMAYFFIIEVTVHVGIIELDPKIWKYHKAIFWTGTSDLCDHHYVDLINVDDDTQPQPQAE, from the coding sequence ATGCCTGAAAAGAAAAGCGACCCGGAATGTCCAAAGCTGATCAGCAGAAAGGCTATCAAGATGCACGGGGAAAGGCATATTGAAAGATATTCCCTTCCTGAGAGGCTGGCGCACTTTGCCCACCTCGTTGCTTTATTCATTCTGCTGGTCACAGGATTCAAGATATACGCTGGATGGGGGTTCATGACCTACCACTCAGCCCTTTATATACACATGGCCTTTGCGATAGTATTCATGGTGGCCAACTGGATAGTTATTCCCTATAACATCATAACCACCGAATGTCCATACTGTGCGATATGTGAGGCTGGCGGGATCCGTGGATATTCTCACAGGGCAATGCACATAGCCAGAAGGTACCTGTTCGGTCCTGACGATGCAAAGAGGATGAAGCAGATCCTGCTCAACTATCTGGGTAAGGCGCCATACCCTGCTTACACCGTATACGATGTAAAGAACAGAGGATACATTGAGAAGCTCCACCCGATGACAAAATTCCTTCTTGTGTTCGAAGGAGCTGCAGTAGCACTTGTATTCATCAGTGGTATCCCACTATATCATCAGCAGTGGACATTACTTGGTCTGCCTATAGGCCATCTGATACTCCTTGCAGGTGACATGATCGGTCCATACTTCAACCTGGGAACACTTGCATTTATGCGAACCGTTCACCTCCTGATGGCTTACTTCTTTATCATAGAAGTGACCGTACATGTAGGTATCATCGAACTCGATCCTAAGATATGGAAGTACCACAAGGCTATCTTCTGGACAGGAACGAGCGACCTCTGTGACCACCACTACGTTGACCTCATCAACGTAGATGATGACACACAGCCACAACCACAAGCGGAGTGA
- the carA gene encoding glutamine-hydrolyzing carbamoyl-phosphate synthase small subunit: MNAVLGLEDGTIIKGTGFGAEGIVSGELVFTTQYTGYEEALTDPSYKGQILMFTYPLIGNYGVSGNCMESDGVKAEGLVVREACPEPSHHLGRKTIVELMEEEGKPGIAGVDTRMLTIKTREHGTMRAALINGSDDGEEAVRLARAQKSISDIDLISQVSCPEPFRLESPLRDPNNPVNVVLMDCGRKLSIERSLLARGMDVTVVPGNSSISTIESYDPDLLFISNGPGDPAQAQDAVAAVKHFTGEMPIVGICLGHQIISRALGAETYKLKFGHRGANQPVKDLETGIVHITSQNHGFAVDGDSFEEAEVVVTQYNTNDKTVEGIAHKYLDMFSVQYHPDAHPGPMDTEGIFFEKVLKLAGGKK, encoded by the coding sequence ATGAATGCAGTACTAGGATTAGAAGATGGGACTATTATAAAAGGCACTGGTTTCGGTGCCGAAGGTATCGTTTCCGGGGAACTTGTTTTTACAACTCAATATACTGGCTATGAGGAGGCTCTTACAGACCCTTCATACAAAGGCCAGATCCTTATGTTCACTTATCCTCTTATCGGCAATTACGGTGTCAGTGGCAACTGTATGGAGTCGGACGGGGTTAAAGCGGAAGGTCTTGTGGTCAGGGAGGCATGTCCCGAGCCGTCTCACCACTTAGGCAGGAAGACCATTGTAGAACTTATGGAGGAAGAAGGCAAGCCCGGCATTGCAGGCGTGGACACACGAATGCTAACTATAAAGACCCGTGAGCATGGAACGATGCGTGCAGCTCTCATCAACGGCAGTGATGATGGTGAAGAGGCCGTCAGGCTCGCACGTGCACAGAAGAGCATCTCAGACATCGACCTTATCTCACAGGTGAGCTGTCCGGAGCCTTTCAGGCTTGAAAGTCCTCTGAGGGACCCGAACAACCCGGTAAATGTGGTCCTTATGGACTGCGGTCGAAAGCTCAGTATCGAAAGGAGCCTTCTGGCAAGAGGAATGGATGTGACCGTTGTACCGGGTAACTCATCCATCTCAACAATAGAGTCATACGACCCTGACCTTTTGTTCATCTCCAACGGTCCCGGAGACCCTGCACAGGCGCAGGATGCGGTCGCAGCAGTAAAACACTTTACAGGAGAGATGCCGATAGTAGGTATTTGTCTGGGCCACCAGATCATCTCCCGTGCACTGGGAGCCGAGACCTACAAACTGAAGTTCGGTCACAGAGGAGCAAACCAGCCTGTAAAGGACCTTGAGACAGGAATTGTGCACATCACATCCCAGAATCACGGATTTGCTGTGGACGGGGATTCCTTTGAAGAGGCTGAGGTTGTGGTTACACAGTATAATACTAACGATAAGACTGTCGAAGGTATAGCACACAAGTACCTGGACATGTTCAGTGTACAGTATCACCCTGATGCACACCCCGGTCCCATGGACACAGAGGGAATATTCTTTGAGAAGGTTCTCAAACTCGCAGGAGGAAAGAAATAA
- the hypD gene encoding hydrogenase formation protein HypD — protein sequence MSVESELLEKIRDISRPVRIMHICGTHERTISKYGMRDVLPEEIEVLSGPGCPVCVTPEQEIDRAIALAESGVVITSFGDMMRVPGSNGSLMEARSRGCDVRMVYSIDDAIAIAEKEPEKKVVFFAIGFETTAPTNAAAILRRPPENFSLLLSHKLTIPAMKELIKEIEVDAFVAPGHVCTIIGVHPFEQFAEKGFPIVAAGFESDELLLAILMILEQQKNGTYVVENAYPRAVRDEGNIRAQEMMEQVFETVDSDWRGIGTIRDSGLKIRLEFSKYDAALIYEDAINEKMKDIPYGDPAASLCRCADILKGKEKPDNCPLFAKRCNPANPVGSCMVSQEGMCYNWFRYRGVDNA from the coding sequence ATGTCTGTTGAGTCAGAACTCCTGGAAAAGATACGTGATATCTCACGTCCTGTCAGGATAATGCATATCTGTGGGACCCATGAGAGAACCATCTCTAAATATGGGATGCGTGATGTGCTTCCCGAAGAGATCGAAGTGCTCAGTGGCCCCGGTTGTCCGGTATGTGTTACTCCCGAACAGGAGATCGACCGTGCAATAGCACTGGCCGAGTCAGGTGTGGTCATTACATCCTTCGGTGACATGATGCGTGTTCCCGGAAGTAATGGCAGTCTTATGGAAGCCCGTTCAAGGGGATGCGATGTGAGGATGGTCTACAGCATCGATGATGCCATTGCCATTGCAGAGAAGGAACCTGAAAAGAAGGTAGTGTTCTTTGCCATTGGTTTCGAGACAACGGCACCCACCAATGCAGCAGCGATCCTTCGAAGACCGCCTGAGAATTTCAGCCTGCTCCTGTCGCACAAACTGACGATCCCTGCCATGAAAGAGCTTATCAAAGAGATCGAAGTGGATGCTTTTGTTGCTCCCGGACATGTCTGTACTATAATAGGAGTACATCCTTTCGAGCAATTCGCCGAAAAAGGGTTCCCTATAGTTGCAGCAGGATTCGAATCTGACGAACTGCTTCTTGCCATTCTCATGATACTGGAACAACAGAAGAACGGCACATATGTCGTTGAGAATGCATATCCCAGGGCTGTGCGGGATGAAGGCAACATCCGTGCTCAGGAAATGATGGAACAGGTATTCGAGACTGTTGATTCGGACTGGCGTGGTATCGGGACCATTAGGGATTCAGGACTGAAGATAAGACTTGAGTTCTCAAAGTATGATGCAGCACTGATCTATGAGGATGCCATCAATGAGAAGATGAAGGATATCCCATATGGTGATCCAGCTGCTTCACTCTGCCGCTGTGCCGATATCCTGAAAGGAAAGGAGAAGCCGGACAATTGTCCTCTTTTTGCAAAACGATGTAACCCCGCAAACCCTGTAGGTTCCTGTATGGTAAGCCAGGAAGGCATGTGCTATAACTGGTTCCGCTATAGAGGTGTCGATAATGCATGA
- the gatE gene encoding Glu-tRNA(Gln) amidotransferase subunit GatE yields MSDKFDYRELGLKCGLEIHQQLDSKQKLFCRCPTQIRNIEESNHEFFRYLRPTASEMGETDRAALEQSKLRRKYVYKAYDTTCLVENDDEPPTEVNKEALDIALSITKLLNMVPVDQVHMMRKIVVDGSNTSGFQRTAFLAKDGHLDTSVGPVGVGVLCLEEEACQKIEDQGDSIIYSLDRLGIPLVEIGTDPDIISPQHAKETAQQIGMLLRSTGKVKRGLGTIRQDVNISIAKGARVELKGVQALDMIETMVEREVERQVNLLAMRDELLERNASVCDTIFDVTDIFKETKSKVIKKTIKKGKVYAVLLRGFDGYVGREVQPGRRLGTEFSDRAKTSGVGGIFHTDELPAYGVTEEEVQALRAEVGAQENDAVVMVADREVRARGAMESVIIRAKETLEGVPEETRRALPDGNNSYLRPLPGAARMYPETDVPQVNISPEYFDSIEMPELLTERAKRFESEFGLHRELAEKIAYSTYLPLFEEIMELLGDNENVNATLVVRTLTGTLPELKRDGVDIDNLEDRHFIDVCSFIAEGGVAKEAIDGLLRALACEPELCAKDAAEKIGLGSIDISEVENMVEAIISERQDFVKEKGMAAVGPLMGVVMAEVRGKVDGKTISEILKQKINKYLSA; encoded by the coding sequence ATGAGTGATAAATTCGATTACAGAGAACTTGGCCTGAAATGCGGGCTTGAAATTCACCAGCAACTTGACTCTAAACAGAAGTTGTTCTGCAGGTGCCCTACACAGATAAGGAACATAGAGGAATCAAACCACGAGTTCTTCCGATATCTCCGCCCTACTGCAAGCGAGATGGGAGAGACCGACAGGGCTGCCCTGGAACAGTCCAAACTAAGACGCAAGTACGTCTACAAGGCATATGATACAACCTGCCTGGTGGAGAATGATGATGAGCCTCCAACAGAGGTCAATAAGGAAGCCCTTGATATTGCTCTCAGCATCACAAAGCTGCTCAACATGGTACCCGTGGACCAGGTCCATATGATGCGTAAGATCGTGGTTGATGGTTCCAACACATCCGGTTTCCAGAGGACGGCTTTCCTTGCAAAGGATGGTCATCTTGATACATCAGTTGGTCCTGTAGGTGTCGGTGTGCTATGTCTTGAGGAAGAGGCCTGCCAGAAGATAGAGGACCAGGGAGATTCTATTATTTACTCCCTTGACCGTCTGGGGATCCCTCTTGTGGAGATAGGTACTGACCCTGACATCATCTCACCACAGCATGCAAAGGAAACAGCGCAGCAGATCGGTATGCTCCTGCGTTCCACCGGAAAAGTGAAGCGTGGGCTCGGAACCATACGCCAGGATGTTAACATCTCGATCGCAAAGGGTGCACGTGTAGAACTAAAGGGTGTTCAGGCACTCGACATGATCGAGACAATGGTAGAGCGTGAAGTTGAGCGTCAGGTCAATCTCCTTGCAATGAGAGATGAGCTGCTTGAGCGCAACGCATCCGTCTGTGATACTATATTCGATGTTACTGATATTTTCAAAGAGACAAAGTCCAAAGTTATCAAGAAGACCATCAAGAAAGGCAAGGTCTATGCTGTCCTCCTCCGTGGATTCGATGGATATGTCGGCAGGGAAGTTCAGCCGGGAAGACGTCTTGGTACCGAGTTCTCCGACCGTGCAAAGACATCAGGTGTAGGAGGGATCTTCCATACTGATGAACTTCCGGCTTACGGTGTAACTGAAGAGGAAGTACAGGCACTTCGTGCTGAGGTCGGTGCACAGGAGAATGATGCCGTGGTAATGGTAGCAGATCGTGAGGTGCGTGCCAGAGGTGCAATGGAAAGTGTGATCATCCGCGCAAAGGAAACACTTGAAGGTGTTCCAGAAGAGACACGCAGGGCACTTCCGGATGGTAACAACTCCTACCTGAGACCACTTCCGGGAGCAGCAAGGATGTACCCTGAGACAGATGTGCCACAGGTCAACATCTCTCCTGAATATTTCGATTCCATAGAGATGCCTGAACTGCTCACAGAACGTGCAAAACGCTTCGAGTCCGAGTTCGGGCTTCACAGGGAACTGGCCGAGAAGATAGCCTATTCCACATACCTCCCACTCTTTGAGGAGATCATGGAACTCCTTGGTGACAATGAGAATGTCAATGCAACACTTGTTGTCAGAACACTTACAGGAACATTACCGGAACTGAAACGTGACGGTGTCGACATAGACAATCTTGAGGACAGGCACTTCATCGACGTATGCAGCTTTATCGCAGAGGGCGGTGTTGCAAAGGAAGCGATCGATGGTCTGTTGCGTGCTCTGGCATGTGAACCAGAGCTCTGTGCAAAGGATGCAGCCGAGAAGATTGGACTTGGAAGCATTGACATTTCCGAGGTTGAGAACATGGTCGAAGCTATCATCAGTGAGCGTCAGGACTTCGTGAAGGAGAAAGGCATGGCGGCGGTCGGTCCGCTTATGGGCGTAGTTATGGCAGAGGTCCGTGGAAAAGTGGACGGAAAGACCATCAGTGAGATACTAAAACAAAAGATTAATAAATATTTAAGTGCATAA
- a CDS encoding transposase — MEDICTVYKGVLFEDSIRNYVGKDNVSICRLLHSLNIDDIAQHVENNYYSNKDWHFKYRVSSMIKLTIVMCFRKLSFDKTISSLTDEEALLLRFVNTNDDISMPTGATLHHFVKYRLGENGFREIMQKVASRILDLTSSKDLKTDSTPIEASRYDKHSDYNPHYNCKMDKAHITLIGTCPLYMTYTKGLAHDSPQLEQHIEFLKRLNPEVDSYALDGAYDSFTNYADIWNDLNVNPTISLPSDAVVSEEGRIERINHWMNKMWKSGGDPHFPLNRKLKFLYKHGRSKQVGMYLRNQNMEDAEFQKKKGTRQDCERFHKHVKHILKFDVRSIRKGSRELYVTMNFVVYQLMLIANLQNKVKNPNSFANYV; from the coding sequence ATGGAGGATATTTGTACTGTGTATAAAGGAGTCCTCTTTGAGGACTCCATTCGAAACTACGTTGGTAAAGATAATGTGTCAATTTGCCGGTTGCTACATTCTCTTAATATCGATGATATCGCACAGCATGTTGAAAACAACTACTATTCCAATAAAGACTGGCATTTCAAGTATCGTGTTTCTTCTATGATAAAACTCACCATTGTCATGTGTTTCAGAAAACTCTCATTTGACAAAACTATCTCATCGCTAACAGATGAAGAAGCTCTGCTTCTTCGTTTTGTTAATACGAACGATGATATTTCAATGCCAACTGGAGCAACACTTCACCACTTTGTGAAATACAGGTTAGGAGAAAATGGATTCCGGGAAATAATGCAAAAAGTAGCTTCGAGAATACTAGATCTAACATCTTCAAAGGACCTAAAAACAGATTCAACACCTATTGAAGCTTCTAGGTACGACAAGCATAGTGATTATAATCCGCATTATAACTGTAAAATGGATAAAGCGCATATCACATTAATCGGAACTTGTCCATTGTACATGACGTATACAAAGGGACTGGCACATGATTCTCCACAACTGGAACAGCATATTGAGTTCTTGAAAAGATTGAATCCTGAAGTTGATTCATATGCTTTGGATGGTGCATATGATTCATTCACTAACTACGCAGATATCTGGAATGATCTTAATGTGAATCCTACAATATCCCTTCCTTCTGATGCTGTTGTCAGTGAGGAAGGAAGAATAGAGAGAATCAATCATTGGATGAACAAGATGTGGAAAAGTGGGGGAGACCCCCACTTTCCACTTAACAGAAAATTGAAGTTCCTCTACAAACATGGAAGGTCAAAGCAAGTTGGAATGTATCTAAGAAATCAGAACATGGAGGATGCAGAATTCCAGAAGAAAAAAGGGACAAGACAAGATTGTGAAAGGTTTCACAAGCATGTGAAGCATATTCTCAAATTTGATGTTAGATCAATCAGAAAAGGAAGCAGAGAACTCTATGTTACCATGAACTTTGTTGTTTATCAATTGATGCTGATTGCAAATTTGCAAAACAAGGTCAAAAATCCAAATTCATTTGCAAATTATGTGTGA
- a CDS encoding sugar-specific transcriptional regulator TrmB: MENPRTTPPIDDLIVWVLSVDRRVLLMESIENQKVIKASDVAQKTNRSTQNISRALKEFNIKGITRCLTPEKTTWKRYMLTDTGKEVQQRLKHYC, from the coding sequence ATGGAAAATCCACGCACAACTCCTCCGATCGATGATTTGATAGTATGGGTACTCAGTGTTGACCGCCGTGTCTTGCTGATGGAATCAATAGAGAACCAGAAGGTTATCAAAGCATCCGATGTTGCACAGAAAACGAACAGATCGACGCAGAACATAAGCCGCGCCTTGAAAGAGTTCAACATCAAAGGCATCACAAGGTGCCTTACACCTGAAAAAACGACTTGGAAAAGGTATATGTTAACAGATACAGGAAAAGAGGTTCAACAAAGACTAAAACATTATTGCTGA